The following are encoded together in the Brassica napus cultivar Da-Ae chromosome A9, Da-Ae, whole genome shotgun sequence genome:
- the LOC106402757 gene encoding uncharacterized protein LOC106402757, producing the protein MGKWNNRSRFNRRRSPSRWYSERPSSSSSSSGYGEDDGIPVWEKRFCEVIGSVPWRKVVEATNFKSWYTGNVITWDDSACQETFHNEKKRFWSQVNGVHCDISLPDPDLYVSDVDWDTTVDPELISDLEGAYFAPPDDEVKSGLKRGRRDRSWSGCSNLVPIEEARMLKIPWEGSEEVRDVDGFVKKGNGWNVAESSSDHPNDGTRPWEAKPSFGNEKANDTMSGDCLWKETEWKTEDRGNDRWGQGNDGWEQSGQQNKKAKGSESVPAREDEMLDNPWEAKLSCRKETAEDTAWGGWSGKGWDDRGCGSGGWEKRDLEMNEWRRTRCSQDYREPRSYSPWKAGFGPDNTARREYGANAGGWQTRRVSETNRREWDVKRSSDGWGRRNRERDESYGYNSNYRNSRPIRDDYQSRKVNFSSK; encoded by the exons ATGGGAAAGTGGAACAATCGGTCCAGATTCAACCGTCGCAGATCTCCTTCGCGATGGTATAGCGAaagaccttcttcttcttcttcttcttctg GTTATGGTGAAGACGATGGGATTCCAGTATGGGAGAAGAGATTCTGCGAAGTGATTGGATCAGTGCCATGGCGAAAAGTTGTTGAAGCTACGAACTTCAAGAGCTGGTACACAGGTAACGTTATCACTTGGGATGATTCCGCTTGCCAAGAGACTTTCCACAACGAGAAGAAACGGTTTTGGTCTCAAGTTAATGGAGTTCACTGTGATATATCTCTTCCTGATCCGGATCTTTACGTTAGTGATGTGGATTGGGACACTACGGTTGACCCTGAACTGATTAGTGATCTAGAAGGGGCTTACTTTGCGCCTCCTGATGATGAGGTTAAGTCTGGTTTGAAACGAGGGCGGAGAGACAGGAGTTGGAGTGGTTGTAGTAACCTTGTCCCTATTGAAGAGGCTCGGATGTTGAAGATTCCGTGGGAGGGTAGTGAGGAAGTTCGTGATGTTGATGGTTttgtgaagaaagggaatggcTGGAACGTAGCAGAGAGTAGTAGTGATCATCCAAATGatgggacaaggccgtgggaAGCTAAGCCTAGTTTTGGTAACGAGAAAGCAAATGATACAATGTCTGGGGATTGCTTATGGAAGGAGACTGAGTGGAAAACTGAAGATAGGGGTAATGACAGATGGGGTCAGGGAAACGATGGATGGGAACAGTCAGGACAACAAAACAAGAAGGCGAAAGGTTCTGAAAGTGTGCCAGCCAGAGAGGATGAAATGCTCGACAATCCTTGGGAAGCCAAGCTTAGCTGTAGAAAGGAGACAGCGGAAGATACGGCTTGGGGAGGTTGGTCTGGTAAGGGTTGGGATGATAGAGGTTGTGGCAGTGGTGGATGGGAAAAGCGAGATTTGGAGATGAATGAGTGGCGTCGTACGAGATGTAGTCAGGATTATAGGGAGCCAAGGAGTTATAGTCCATGGAAAGCTGGCTTTGGGCCTGACAATACAGCTCGGAGAGAGTATGGGGCTAATGCAGGCGGTTGGCAAACACGTAGAGTGAGTGAGACGAATCGAAGAGAATGGGATGTGAAACGATCGAGTGATGGTTGGGGTAGGCGAAACAGAGAAAGAGATGAATCATATGGATACAACAGTAACTACAGAAACTCAAGGCCTATAAGAGATGATTATCAGAGTAGGAAGGTCAATTTCTCATCTAAGTAG